A region from the Saccharomonospora azurea NA-128 genome encodes:
- the cysD gene encoding sulfate adenylyltransferase subunit CysD: MTTAQTATDAARDNLAALESEAVHVFREVAGEFDRPVILFSGGKDSTLLLHLAIKAFWPAPVPFPLLHVDTGHNFDEVIRFRDHVVEKYGLRLVVAKVQDWIDDGRLQERPDGTRNPLQTQPLLDTITEHRFDAVFGGGRRDEERARAKERIFSLRNAFGQWDPRRQRPELWNLYNGRHRPGEHVRVFPLSNWTEADVWNYIARENVELPSIYYAHKRRVFRRDGMWLTDGPWGGPRDGEDVQELMVRYRTVGDGSCTGAVESTATTVEQVIAEVQASRLTERGATRADDRLSEAAMEDRKREGYF; this comes from the coding sequence ATGACGACTGCGCAGACCGCGACGGACGCGGCGCGGGACAACCTCGCCGCCCTCGAGTCGGAGGCGGTGCACGTCTTCCGCGAAGTCGCAGGCGAGTTCGACCGGCCGGTGATCCTGTTCTCCGGAGGCAAGGACTCCACGCTGCTGCTGCACCTCGCGATCAAGGCGTTCTGGCCCGCACCGGTGCCGTTCCCCCTCCTCCACGTCGACACCGGCCACAACTTCGACGAGGTCATCCGGTTCCGCGACCACGTGGTGGAGAAGTACGGGCTTCGGCTCGTCGTCGCGAAGGTCCAGGACTGGATCGACGACGGTCGCCTCCAGGAACGCCCCGACGGCACCCGCAACCCGCTGCAGACGCAACCGCTGCTCGACACCATCACCGAACACCGCTTCGACGCCGTGTTCGGCGGCGGCAGGCGCGACGAGGAACGCGCCCGCGCCAAGGAGCGCATCTTCAGCCTCCGCAACGCGTTCGGCCAGTGGGACCCGCGGCGCCAGCGGCCGGAGCTGTGGAACCTCTACAACGGCAGGCACCGCCCCGGCGAGCACGTGCGCGTCTTCCCCCTGTCCAACTGGACCGAAGCCGACGTGTGGAACTACATCGCCCGCGAGAACGTCGAGCTGCCGTCGATCTACTACGCGCACAAGCGCAGGGTGTTCCGCCGCGACGGCATGTGGCTCACGGACGGCCCGTGGGGCGGCCCCCGCGACGGCGAGGACGTCCAGGAGCTCATGGTGCGCTACCGCACCGTCGGCGACGGCTCGTGCACCGGTGCCGTGGAGTCCACGGCCACAACCGTCGAGCAGGTGATCGCGGAGGTCCAGGCCAGCAGGCTCACCGAGCGCGGGGCCACGAGGGCCGACGACCGGCTCTCGGAAGCCGCCATGGAGGACCGCAAGCGGGAGGGGTACTTCTGA
- a CDS encoding phosphoadenylyl-sulfate reductase yields MTAAASRDELRTVAAEAAERLAEADADEALRWAVERFGDDLIVASNMQDAVLIDLAAKVKPDIDVLFLDTGYHFAETIGVRDAVATVYPDVRIVDALPDQTVAEQDAEYGPKLHERDPNRCCHLRKVIPLQRTLATYSCWITGVRRVDAPTRANTPIVTWDERNGLVKVNPIAAWTDEEFDDYLHRNGILQNPLVGEGYLSIGCAPCTAKVAPGADPRSGRWAGTSKTECGLHA; encoded by the coding sequence ATGACCGCAGCGGCTTCGCGAGACGAACTCAGGACGGTGGCGGCCGAGGCGGCCGAGAGATTGGCCGAGGCCGACGCCGACGAGGCACTGCGGTGGGCGGTGGAGCGGTTCGGCGACGACCTCATCGTCGCGTCGAACATGCAGGACGCCGTGCTCATCGACCTCGCCGCGAAGGTCAAACCCGACATCGACGTGCTCTTCCTCGACACCGGCTACCACTTCGCTGAGACGATCGGGGTCCGGGACGCGGTCGCCACCGTCTACCCGGACGTCCGCATCGTCGACGCCCTGCCCGACCAGACCGTCGCGGAACAGGACGCCGAGTATGGCCCGAAACTCCACGAACGCGACCCCAACCGGTGCTGCCACCTGCGGAAGGTCATCCCGCTCCAGCGCACCCTGGCGACGTACTCGTGCTGGATCACCGGTGTGCGCCGCGTGGACGCGCCGACGCGCGCGAACACGCCGATCGTCACGTGGGACGAGCGCAACGGCCTCGTCAAGGTCAACCCCATCGCCGCCTGGACGGACGAGGAGTTCGACGACTACCTGCACCGCAACGGCATCCTGCAGAACCCGCTCGTCGGGGAGGGATACCTGTCGATCGGCTGCGCCCCCTGCACCGCGAAGGTGGCCCCCGGTGCCGATCCGCGCAGTGGCCGGTGGGCCGGGACCTCGAAGACCGAGTGCGGCCTGCACGCCTGA
- a CDS encoding nitrite/sulfite reductase, translated as MASNAGSATRTRRPRGEGQWALGYREPLNANERSKKDDPPLNVRERIETVYAQRGFDSIDPGDLRGRFRWYGLYTQRRPGIDGGRTATLEPEELEDRYFMMRVRSDGGALTTHQLALLGELSQTYARDTADITDRQNIQYHWIRIEDVPTIWAKLEAAGLSTMEACGDSPRVILGSPVAGIAAAEVLDGTPAIDEIRRRYIGAPEFANLPRKFKTAISGLADVAHEIHDVAFVGVHHPEHGPGFDLWVGGGLSTNPMLGVRLGAWVPLDEVPDVWAGVVGVFRDYGYRRLRSRARLKFLVKDWGAEKFREVLEREYLGRPLIDGPAPDVPEQPLDHIGVHRQRDGLYYVGAAPVAGRASGSMLLAAAKAAERAGSTRVRLTPQQKLVVLDVPESEIEGLRAALAEAGLTTDPSPWRRGVMACTGIEFCKLAIVETKARAARLVEDLERRLADIQSGLDHPVSVHLNGCPNSCARIQVADIGLKGQIVTDAEGKQVEGFQVHLGGGLGLDAGFGRKLRRHKVTAAELTDYVERVVRNYVAHREDGERFAQWVARAEEALLV; from the coding sequence ATGGCCTCGAACGCCGGCAGTGCCACCCGTACCCGACGTCCACGCGGTGAAGGCCAGTGGGCTCTCGGCTACCGGGAACCGCTCAACGCCAACGAACGGTCCAAGAAGGACGATCCACCGCTCAACGTGCGCGAGCGGATCGAGACCGTGTACGCGCAGCGTGGATTCGACTCGATCGACCCGGGCGACCTCCGGGGTCGTTTCCGCTGGTACGGCCTCTACACCCAGCGCAGGCCGGGCATCGACGGTGGCCGGACGGCCACCCTGGAACCGGAAGAGCTCGAAGACCGCTACTTCATGATGCGCGTCCGCAGCGACGGCGGCGCGCTCACCACCCACCAGCTCGCACTGCTCGGCGAGTTGTCCCAGACCTACGCCCGCGACACGGCCGACATCACCGACCGGCAGAACATCCAGTACCACTGGATCCGCATCGAGGACGTGCCCACGATCTGGGCGAAGCTGGAGGCCGCCGGCCTGTCCACCATGGAAGCGTGCGGCGACAGCCCCCGCGTGATCCTCGGTTCGCCCGTGGCCGGCATCGCCGCCGCCGAGGTACTCGACGGCACACCCGCGATCGACGAGATCCGCCGCCGCTACATCGGCGCGCCCGAGTTCGCCAACCTCCCGCGCAAGTTCAAGACCGCGATCTCCGGACTGGCCGACGTCGCCCACGAGATCCACGACGTCGCGTTCGTCGGTGTGCACCACCCCGAGCACGGCCCCGGATTCGACCTGTGGGTCGGCGGTGGTCTGTCCACCAACCCCATGCTCGGCGTCCGCCTCGGCGCCTGGGTGCCCCTGGACGAGGTGCCCGACGTGTGGGCCGGGGTGGTCGGCGTCTTCCGCGACTACGGCTACCGCAGGCTGCGCTCCCGCGCGCGGCTGAAGTTCCTGGTCAAGGACTGGGGTGCCGAGAAGTTCCGCGAGGTGCTCGAACGCGAGTACCTCGGGCGGCCCCTGATCGACGGCCCGGCTCCCGACGTTCCCGAACAGCCTCTCGACCACATCGGCGTGCACCGGCAGCGGGACGGGCTGTACTACGTGGGCGCCGCTCCCGTCGCCGGGCGCGCGTCCGGCTCGATGCTGCTGGCCGCCGCCAAGGCCGCCGAGCGGGCCGGGTCCACCCGCGTGCGACTCACGCCGCAGCAGAAGCTGGTCGTCCTCGACGTCCCGGAATCGGAGATCGAGGGCCTGCGCGCCGCACTCGCCGAAGCCGGTCTGACCACCGACCCGTCACCGTGGCGACGGGGCGTCATGGCCTGCACCGGCATCGAGTTCTGCAAGCTCGCGATCGTGGAGACCAAGGCCCGCGCGGCCCGGCTGGTGGAGGACCTCGAACGGCGGTTGGCCGACATCCAGTCCGGTCTCGACCACCCCGTGAGCGTGCACCTCAACGGCTGCCCCAACTCGTGCGCGCGCATCCAAGTCGCCGACATCGGACTGAAGGGACAGATCGTCACCGACGCCGAGGGCAAGCAGGTCGAGGGCTTCCAGGTGCACCTCGGCGGCGGCCTCGGTCTGGACGCCGGTTTCGGCCGTAAACTCCGGAGGCACAAAGTCACCGCCGCCGAGTTGACGGACTACGTGGAACGGGTCGTGCGCAACTACGTCGCCCACCGCGAGGACGGCGAACGGTTCGCCCAGTGGGTCGCCCGCGCCGAGGAAGCGCTGCTGGTATGA
- the hemW gene encoding radical SAM family heme chaperone HemW, translating to MGESTVSFELPPAAVRGVGSRPFGVYVHVPFCATRCGYCDFNTYTAGELGTAASPESWLDGLRRELDLAAQLLGAPPAADTVFVGGGTPSLLGSDGLGHVLDAVRASFGLASDAEVTTESNPESTSPEFFAGLREAGYTRVSLGMQSAARHVLTVLDRVHTPGRPVRAAAEARAAGFEHVNLDLIYGTPGERTEDLRASVDAVLDAGVDHVSAYALIVEEGTALARRVRRGEIPAPDDDVLAERYEVIDSMLSAAGLRWYEVSNWAASTQARCRHNLGYWLGGDWWGAGPGAHSHVGGVRWWNVKHPARYSSVLADGALPVAGHERLSEDDVHLERVMLELRLAEGLPLDALDAGGVEEAHRAVADGLLERGALADGRAVLTDRGRLLADAVVRRLVTS from the coding sequence GTGGGTGAGTCGACCGTTTCGTTCGAGCTTCCCCCCGCCGCCGTGCGGGGGGTGGGCAGCCGTCCGTTCGGCGTGTACGTGCACGTCCCGTTCTGTGCGACGCGCTGCGGGTACTGCGACTTCAACACCTACACGGCGGGGGAACTCGGCACTGCCGCCTCGCCGGAGTCGTGGCTCGACGGCCTGCGCAGGGAACTCGACCTCGCGGCACAGTTGCTGGGCGCTCCGCCTGCCGCGGACACGGTGTTCGTGGGCGGTGGAACCCCGTCCCTGCTCGGCTCGGACGGGTTGGGGCACGTGCTGGACGCGGTCCGCGCGTCGTTCGGCCTCGCCTCCGACGCCGAGGTGACCACGGAGTCGAACCCCGAGTCCACGTCTCCGGAGTTCTTCGCGGGGCTGCGTGAGGCCGGCTACACCCGGGTGTCGCTCGGCATGCAGTCGGCGGCGCGGCACGTCCTCACGGTGCTCGACCGGGTGCACACCCCCGGCCGTCCGGTGCGCGCGGCCGCCGAGGCGCGCGCGGCGGGCTTCGAGCACGTCAACCTCGACCTCATCTACGGCACACCCGGAGAGCGGACCGAGGACCTCCGGGCGTCGGTGGACGCGGTGCTCGACGCGGGTGTCGATCACGTGTCGGCGTACGCGCTGATCGTCGAGGAAGGCACGGCGCTGGCGCGCCGGGTGCGGCGAGGGGAGATCCCGGCCCCCGACGACGACGTTCTCGCCGAGCGCTACGAGGTGATCGATTCGATGCTGTCGGCGGCGGGGCTGCGGTGGTACGAGGTGTCGAACTGGGCGGCCTCGACGCAGGCCCGGTGCCGGCACAACCTCGGCTACTGGCTCGGTGGCGACTGGTGGGGCGCGGGCCCCGGTGCACACAGCCACGTGGGCGGTGTGCGCTGGTGGAACGTGAAGCATCCCGCGCGGTACTCGTCGGTGCTGGCCGACGGCGCCCTTCCGGTGGCGGGGCACGAGCGGCTCAGCGAGGACGACGTTCACCTCGAACGCGTGATGCTCGAACTGCGGCTTGCCGAGGGGTTGCCGCTGGACGCGCTCGACGCCGGGGGAGTGGAGGAGGCCCACCGCGCCGTGGCCGACGGGCTGCTCGAACGCGGTGCGCTGGCCGACGGCCGGGCGGTGCTCACCGACCGGGGACGGCTGCTGGCCGACGCCGTCGTCCGCCGACTCGTGACGTCGTGA